A genomic segment from Aegilops tauschii subsp. strangulata cultivar AL8/78 chromosome 1, Aet v6.0, whole genome shotgun sequence encodes:
- the LOC109733716 gene encoding uncharacterized protein, giving the protein MKLKFEAPRKNELLALDKYSVNGKDESIIVRNEYPSFPVPCFDAEDVDLKQAKELMRERAVLIAKSIENDIIIPDPAPEWVSDTFLEKYDELEPILVKDSVWCFLRLFVNCAGKGMSWDLTITAQTLTFIVCFNALQCAKVLLEGMAPELYGMHANPNCINQYGYFALHESAERFSVDMIKLLLRHGASANVRTVGNNIIENLLLLHVAVENTCLHKYLEDNLEDNLSRSHNPLDYIYKLIHLLCLPEMVCFTYLPM; this is encoded by the exons ATGAAATTGAAATTTGAGGCACCGCGGAAAAACGAGTTGCTTGCCCTGGACAAATACAGCGTTAATGGTAAAGATGAATCAATTATAGTAAGAAATGAGTATCCAAGCTTCCCTGTCCCTTGTTTTGATGCTGAGGATGTTGATTTGAAACAGGCCAAAGAG CTTATGCGAGAAAGGGCTGTTCTGATTGCCAAGTCCATAGAAAATGACATAATCATCCCAGACCCTGCTCCAGAG TGGGTGTCTGATACCTTCTTGGAGAAATATGACGAATTGGAGCCCATCCTTGTAAAGGATAGTGTCTGGTGCTTCCTCCGATTATTCGTGAACTGTGCAGGCAAGGGCATGTCATGGGATCTTACCATCACCGCACAAACCTTAACCTTCATTGTCTGTTTCAATGCCCTGCAATGTGCAAAAGTTCTATTGGAGGGCATGGCACCTGAGCTCTATGGGATGCACGCCAATCCCAACTGCATTAACCAATATGGATACTTCGCGCTCCATGAATCTGCTGAAAGGTTCTCTGTTGACATGATTAAGCTGCTTTTACGCCATGGTGCATCAGCCAATGTGCGCACAGTTGGCAATAATATCATTGAGAATCTACTTCTGCTCCATGTCGCAGTTGAGAATACTTGCCTGCATAAGTATCTGGAGGACAACCTGGAGGACAATCTTTCTCGCAGCCATAATCCACTGGATTATATCTACAAGCTTATCCATCTGCTGTGTCTACCTGAAATGGTCTGTTTCACTTACCTCCCTATGTGA
- the LOC109733573 gene encoding chaperone protein dnaJ 49, giving the protein MEGNKDEALRSVKLAQTALASGDRQRADKFIRIAQRLDPSLPIVDLLTSTKKFDPLNLNGTACQDKTRRGHENLKTPKEFVGPSNVDKGYTEENVRVIRDIRKNKDYYAILGVERTCSLEEIRKAYRRLSLKIHPDKNKAPGAEDAFKMLSKAFKCLGNDQSRKTYDQTGTLEGHEFNDQYSNVMRQRTARRRRQTRNGFYSYEEDLDPDEIFRSFFYGTRDNSFRGRNVYRTREAGRQEQQRREHPVQGGSFINLTVLMHLSVVLLFVLFAFIPVQQPQYALHKTYNFPISKVTDKHGVEYFVSKQDFDQQFPHGSPSRDNLEDHVFRDYKTMLGRNCRVELHRCKWANDYPTPHCDKLRSLDVA; this is encoded by the coding sequence ATGGAGGGGAACAAAGATGAGGCCTTGAGGTCTGTCAAGCTTGCACAGACTGCGCTAGCATCTGGAGATAGACAGCGAGCAGACAAATTTATTCGAATTGCCCAAAGATTGGATCCCAGCCTTCCAATTGTTGATTTGTTGACCTCAACCAAGAAGTTTGATCCCCTGAATCTGAATGGTACTGCTTGCCAGGACAAGACCAGAAGAGGCCATGAAAACCTAAAAACGCCAAAAGAATTTGTTGGTCCTTCTAATGTTGATAAAGGTTACACCGAGGAGAATGTTAGAGTTATCCGTGATATCAGGAAGAACAAAGACTACTATGCAATTCTTGGAGTGGAGAGGACTTGCTCCTTGGAGGAGATTAGGAAGGCCTACAGGAGGTTGTCACTGAAAATTCATCCTGACAAGAACAAGGCTCCTGGGGCAGAAGATGCATTCAAGATGCTCAGCAAGGCTTTCAAGTGCCTAGGCAATGATCAGTCACGGAAGACCTATGATCAGACAGGCACCCTTGAGGGGCATGAGTTTAACGACCAATATTCCAATGTCATGAGGCAGAGAACTGCTAGGCGAAGGAGGCAAACAAGAAATGGCTTCTATAGTTATGAAGAAGATTTAGATCCAGATGAGATATTCAGGTCTTTCTTCTATGGTACTCGTGATAATTCGTTCCGTGGTCGCAATGTCTACAGAACAAGAGAAGCAGGTAGGCAGGAGCAACAGAGAAGGGAGCATCCTGTACAGGGTGGGTCGTTCATAAACTTAACAGTATTGATGCACCTGTCAGTCGTATTACTTTTTGTCTTGTTTGCATTCATTCCAGTGCAGCAGCCTCAATATGCCCTGCACAAGACATACAACTTTCCCATTTCAAAAGTCACTGATAAGCATGGGGTGGAGTACTTTGTCAGCAAACAAGATTTTGATCAGCAGTTTCCACATGGAAGTCCTTCTAGAGATAACCTCGAGGATCACGTTTTCAGAGATTATAAGACTATGCTAGGAAGAAACTGTCGTGTGGAACTCCATCGGTGTAAATGGGCCAATGACTACCCTACGCCTCACTGTGACAAGCTACGGAGCCTTGATGTGGCATAA
- the LOC109733583 gene encoding serine/arginine-rich splicing factor SR30 — MSRRNGRTIYVGNLPEDIREREIEDLFYKYGPIVDIDLKIPPRPPVYAFVEFEDPRDADDAIYGRDGYDFDGCKLRVELAHGGKGPSFDRPNSYTSSGRRGALRRSDYRVIVTGLPSSASWQDLKDHMRRAGDVCFSDVYPEAGAITGIVEYTNYEDMKHAIRKLDDSEFRNAFSRTYIRVREYNARRSRSYSRSRSRSCSYSRSRSHSYSRSRSPRSSSRSLSPAAPARDKSASRSPIRSRSLPRSQSPVKSE; from the exons ATGAGCCGACGTAACGGCCGCACCATCTACGTGGGCAACCTCCCCGAGGACATCCGCGAGAGAGAGATTGAGGATCTCTTCTACAAG TACGGTCCTATTGTCGATATCGATCTGAAAATTCCTCCAAGGCCTCCTGTTTATGCTTTTGTCGAG TTTGAAGACCCACGTGATGCTGATGATGCAATTTATGGCCGTGATGGATACGACTTTGATGGCTGCAAATTGCGG GTGGAGTTAGCTCATGGGGGAAAAGGCCCTTCTTTTGATCGACCAAACAGCTATACTAGTTCTGGACGTCGTGGTGCACTTAGGCGTTCTGATTACCGCG TTATTGTTACCGGATTACCTTCTTCAGCATCATGGCAAGATCTCAAG GATCATATGCGGCGAGCTGGTGATGTCTGTTTCTCTGATGTTTATCCTGAGGCTGGAG CAATTACTGGAATAGTTGAGTATACCAACTACGAAGACATGAAACATGCG ATAAGGAAGCTTGATGATTCAGAGTTCCGTAATGCATTTTCACGCACATATATCAGG GTGAGGGAGTACAATGCTAGGCGTAGCCGCTCTTACTCGAGAAGTAGAAGCCGAAGCTGCTCTTACTCGAGAAGCAGAAGTCACAGTTATAGCAGGAGCAGGAGTCCAAG GTCATCATCAAGATCCCTATCACCTGCCGCA CCTGCGCGTGACAAGTCTGCAAGCAGGAGCCCCATCAGGAGCAGAAGTTTACCCCGTTCTCAGTCTCCT GTGAAATCTGAGTGA